The DNA segment gtggcagttgccagcctttgcttctcgctttctctttcctgtgtatatgttttcaaatcaaataaataaataaataaaatacatacatacatacatacatacacacacatacatacatacacacacatacatacatacatgcatacttaaatacacacacatacatacatacacaaacatacgtacagacatacatacatacatacatgcatacatacgtacgtacgtacatacgtacatacatacatacatacatacatacatacatacatacatacatacatacatacatacatacatacatacatacatacatacatacatacatacatacatacatacatacatacatacatacatacatacatacatacatacatacatacatacatacatacatacatacatacatacatacatacatacatacatacatacatacatacatacacacatacatacatacatacataggcaCCGGAAAGCGCATGAAGTACacaaagaatgctaacgcaacAAAAACAGAAATGAATGGCCCCACTAAGAACAATACTGCCCTGCTGTATCCAACTTTTACAGGTGGTTCGAACTCGTGCAGTAGTGAAGAGAAACCCGCTGGAGAAACTCCGATTAAGGACACGTTCTGCAAACCTGAACTCACGCATCCTTCCCAGCTGAACAAGTTGAGGCACTGCCTCTGCGGCACCGGTCACGTGCGCAACGCTTGGGGCATCTGCATCACCCTGGAGGAGTGTGAAATGTGCAAGGCAGAGCCAAACCACGAATTCAGCAAGTGCGAGACCGCGTGCCCCGCGACTTGCGGCGAACTGGTTCCCTCGTTGTGTACGCTTCAGTGCGTTGTCGGGTGTGCCTGCCCGCCCGGATACGTGCGGTAAGAACGATTCCTGGCTCACAAGCGAGGAGCCGGAAAGTTTCTGCACATTCGTGAGTTGAGCGTCGGGACAGttcaagcacaaaaaaaaaagcatcgcacAGCCTCTGTGTGTAGGCCATTTCGATATACTTGAGCTTTCGGTCGTTATAAGCTGCAGTCTCCCTTTTAACGCGATTAGCCGTCTTTGGGAGGTTAACTCAGTTTGCAGTATATCTGTATCTAATATTTTTCTTGATAACTTAAGTTGTTCACTGTGTATGTCCCACTAGGTATTTGCCGCTCTTCAACTACACAAATAAGCAATACTTAAGAAGTTATACCTTGCTCGACAGGAATAGAGCCCGCGTCATATATAGTCAGGTTACCCTGTCTGAAGTTATATTCAAACACAAGCTTCGCGCGGGCTTAACGGCGGCGCCAACAGTCGCTACATTCTTTGAATGCTAGATGCATAACCGTCGACCGTATCCTCGATCCTCGATAGTTTACGTCGGATTTTGCTTGTTGTGGCCTGCTTTCCCTTATCTTCCACAGTTACAGAAAGTACTTTGAACTTTTTGCTGGCTGTAAACCGCGAAAGGCAGCATTCATCCGAGAGCGTTGTCGGTTAGGTATTAGTCTAGGGACCGCGAACTACTGGCTATTGTTTTATACCCGAGTAATGTACTCTTCAAGATGACTTTACAGAGTTATCTCATTATCTCCAAGAGGCATACTTGCTTTCCTTGTACCCAAACAATACTATTGCATATCTCGCAAGGAGTAGCGCAGAAGTGTTGAGGAAAAAAGGAGAACAAGACAGGAAAGACGTCTCCTTTTTCCCGCAGCACCTCTGTGCTGCCCTTTGCATGATAtgtcaaaccaactagcccaacaacttACTATTCAAAACAACATTCCATTTTGGAGGGATCACTATTCGTTCATTCCTTCATCCTTTCTCAGACTTCCTTTTTTCTATGTCTGTAAGGCTGCAATAGAAATATCAACCTAATAATTAGGAGCAATAAGCTAGACGACTATGTAGCTGAAGTCGACTTCTAGGTGAAGCGTGTATTGCTATTAGCAGTATTTATAGTATTAACTAAATCAATGCAGAACCTAGGCAAGCGCACTTTTTGAGAAGAAGGAGATTATTTCTAACTCCTTTACTGACAGTGGTTGCTGCCTCTCGTTGTACTCCATTTTCAAGAGTTCTTGCAGTCCCAATGGACAACCTATGAATTCCCATTGCTTCCAAGGCACCCTGACACGACAGTCACGTTCACCCTATTATTGCATGCATTTTCCGCGTAAAGATTCCATTTCGTTATTTCCTATCGCGTAGTGTCTTCCGGTGGCCGTTTTTGAGCCCTCACGCTGCGCTACAAGAAAAAGCCATAACGCACAAATCCTACTGCCAAAATTTGGGATCTCACACCAATGATCGGACTTTATTATTGTATCTAGAGGCCGCATAATCTCGCATTCAAACTTCGCGGTTACTTCCCACAGTCTCTGTAGTGCTTCCAGATTCCAACAACACCGGCAAGTCGAAAATAGCAATTAACGCCTTGCACTCTCCCGTGGTACTTTTCCATTGTATTGAACCCAGAACACACATCTGTCATGTTATCGCAGGCTGTGACAAACACACCGTCCTTGTAAGAATTTCAGCAGAATATTATGTAGTAACCTAATTAATCTAAATAGTTATGCTTCTTTATCATCTCGGAACGCAGTGCGAGTGATTCTCTCTTCCCTTGCTCACTTTTTCAAGAGTGAAGGAAAACTGAACCCACCTGAAACGTTTTACAGCGTAGGCTGTTGATTGCCGTCACTGTATAAACCTGCCTTGACCCATTCTCCCCGGTCAAGGTGATCCACTGCACAATGTGTGTGCAACCACGTAATCGAGAGATTAGATGAGCTACGTTGTGATAGGATAAATGTTATTGAGAACTTGCGAGGGCATCAGATGGTCATAGGCTAAGCCGGTCTTCCGGAATAGAAAAGTGGTGCCTAAGCTACCCAATTTCctcggttttttttcttttttaggcgATGCACACCTATTGCACGCGAAGCAGGACAAAATGAGGTGGTTAGCCTCCAGACCAGGTCTTGGCTCCGTAATAAGAAACGTTAGCCAAGTAGTAAATTCAGTAAGCTGCGTGCAAACTTTAAATATAAAAAACTCTATAAGCGTAAGGGCATAACTTATTAAGGTAAAACTGatacaaagaaaaataaactgcGTCACACGACAGTACTTACACAATAATTGTGTATATTATACACAATATATGTATATGCAAGTGAGGATGCAGGGCTATAGTGAGACTGCAGGAACACCAAGCTATATGATAAAGACGGATCGTACTTCTTGTTATGAAACGGCGCCGCGTACATATTTTTCCATATCCATTATACAGTGTACACATTACATAAAAGCAAAACATAGCAGTTGGTGTATTGTTGGTCATAATATGTTCCAAAATTTGTCTGTACCCATATTCAAGTTATACACAAGTAGCGATCAATGTCTCGTTTCTGGTGAGATATGCAGCAGTAAATTATTTGCAATTCTTTAATGTTCTTGTATACGTACATTAAACCCTTTATCTTGTAAAAGAATCTAAATAAATTTGTATTCTGGGTGCGCACGTAAACTTTTTGTCACACGCGAACGAAGGTATCAGTGCTCGTACGGCCCTTCTCTGTATAGCAACGAGAAGCATGTTCCCATATGTTTTTCCAATTCCCCATATTATTAAACAGTATTAATGATGTGATTTGAGAATTTAGAAGCATATATGTCTTCTTTGTCACGTAGGCTAAAAGCTGCGCACATCGTTTAATTAAACCATAGCTTTACGTACGTTATTTCTTATGTGTTTGTAATGAGACGTCCCGCTTAAATTCCAATGAAGCGTAGTACCTGAGAAACAATGATGATCAACTTGCTCTAGGGACAACCCTAAATAATAATGTTTAAGGTTGAATCCAGTTTCATTATTTTTGGATATAAGAGCTTGAACTTTTTGTTTCACAATAATTCCAACTTTTTTTTACGAACATAGACAATTTAGTTTCTCTGAACAATGTATTTATTTGATGTTGCGTCAATTTCTTTTAGGCTTATGGTCAGAAAAATTATATGTGTCATTGGCGAACAGTACATTCTCTGATTTCGCAATGTTTGCAAGTTGATAAAAATAAGCGTTCTGGTTGTGGCGATGATAGTGGTCAGCTGTTCTACTTGTATGCCGAAATATTCTTTTTAAGCCTTATAAAACCCATTAGAATTCGTGCAAGTACGTTCGAAAGTCTATGTAAGTACCTTATATCATCACGTGGGCTCAGATTAGGGAAGGGGAGAGAGTAATGTAGCTACTGTCCGGACACAGCACGTTCGTTTGCTATGGTGTCGATTGGCGCTTCCAATGCGCACCGCT comes from the Dermacentor silvarum isolate Dsil-2018 chromosome 9, BIME_Dsil_1.4, whole genome shotgun sequence genome and includes:
- the LOC125940143 gene encoding serine protease inhibitor swm-1-like; this translates as MRIAVVSVLIICGSMVTTQDHGGSNSCSSEEKPAGETPIKDTFCKPELTHPSQLNKLRHCLCGTGHVRNAWGICITLEECEMCKAEPNHEFSKCETACPATCGELVPSLCTLQCVVGCACPPGYVRGPGKKGCVPVSKCAPLCPPNSTFELCKHGCEPRCGSPPPPDTCVPECSRGQCICKQGYAEAFISGQSACVPRKNCPKPIV